A single genomic interval of Malania oleifera isolate guangnan ecotype guangnan chromosome 11, ASM2987363v1, whole genome shotgun sequence harbors:
- the LOC131168465 gene encoding protein TIC 20-II, chloroplastic-like: MASAPLLHLHHFNLHRHNRPTLHNLKLPTTTAAHRRAASTAAAPSTAKISMSYSPTPAADRLISAVAYTLPFFNSLHYGHHLLVRYPPLAAAFDPILPLFSLYRSIPYASFVAFFALYLGVVRNAALSRYARFNAMQAVVLDVLLVVPLLVGRILSPGRGGFGARVMAMGHSGLFVLVCVCFVYSLACCVLGRTPYLPFVADAAGRQL, from the coding sequence ATGGCCTCCGCCCCTCTGCTTCACCTCCATCATTTCAATCTCCACCGCCACAACCGGCCGACTCTCCACAACCTCAAACTCCCAACCACGACCGCCGCCCACCGCCGCGCCGCTTCAACAGCCGCTGCTCCCTCAACCGCCAAAATTTCCATGTCCTACAGCCCCACCCCCGCCGCCGACCGCTTGATCTCCGCCGTGGCCTACACACTCCCCTTCTTCAACAGCCTCCACTATGGCCACCACCTCCTCGTCCGCTACCCTCCTCTCGCCGCCGCCTTCGACCCCATCCTCCCCCTTTTCTCCCTCTATCGCTCCATCCCCTACGCCTCCTTCGTGGCCTTCTTCGCCCTCTACCTGGGCGTCGTCCGAAACGCCGCCCTCTCTCGCTACGCCCGCTTCAACGCGATGCAGGCGGTGGTCCTGGACGTCCTCCTGGTGGTGCCGCTCCTGGTGGGTCGGATCCTCTCGCCGGGCCGCGGTGGGTTCGGGGCGAGGGTCATGGCAATGGGTCATAGCGGGCTATTTGTGCTTGTCTGTGTGTGCTTCGTTTATAGCTTGGCGTGCTGCGTTCTGGGTCGGACCCCCTACTTGCCCTTTGTCGCGGATGCTGCCGGTAGACAATTGTGA